CGACCAGGCGCCTCCACACGCGCGCGACGACGTGCACTACTCGATCACCATTCTCGACCGCAAGACGAGGCAGCCGATCGAGAACGGCGAGGGGCAGCTCTACTCGAGCAAGCCCATCGAGCCCGACGCGCCGAATGGCCCGCATTCACACACGTACGACGGCCTGGCCTATGGCCCGGAGGTCGGCGTGTATCATGCGAAGCTAAATTTCGTTGTCTCGGGCACGTGGGCGGTGGCGGTGCGCTTTCGCCGCGATTCGCTGCACACGCTCGAGAAGACCGAATGGATGCAGGACGTTCTCGCCGAACGAGCCTCGGCCACACCCTAAGACTCTCGAACACCTCGAGCACTTCGATGCGCCATTTCTTTCGCAGTCACATGTCCCTCGCGGACGTCCTGGCCGAGGCGGACTCGTTCTTTCCGGGCATCGGTCTGACGCAGAACACGACGGCGCCCAAGACGCGCACGTATTCCGGCGCCCTCGGCGCGCTGAAGCTGTCGGTGAAAGCGGAGGGCGGCCACTATACGTTCGTCGAGGTGAACACCGATCAGATGGGCGAGAGCCGTCTCGATCGGAATGTGAAGCGGTTTTTCGTGACGCTGCATCGCCATGCGGATCCGGCGCACGAGTTGACGGCGAATTACTGAGCTGGGCGTTGGGCGATGGGCGCTGGGCGTAGTACGCTCTGAGCGCCGCGCCGACTAGTTTTTGCCACATATGCCCCGCGCCAACAACAGCGTCGCCAAGGCGAAATCCCGACCAACGCCCATCGCCCATCGCCCATCGCTGCTCGAGCTGTACTACTGGATGCGCCTGACGCGCACGCTCGAGGAGCGGCTGGTCGCCCTGTATCGGCAGACGAAAGTCGTCGGCGGACTCTTTCGGTCGCTGGGACAGGAAGCGGACGCGGTCGGCAGTGCGTACGCGCTCGAGCGGCGCGACATTCTGTCGCCGCTCATTCGCAACCTGGGCTCGATGCTCGTGAAGGGCGCCACGCCGCTCGAAATTCTGAAGCAATACATGGCCAAGGCCGATTCGCCGACGCGCGGGCGCGAGCTGAACATCCACTTTGGCGACACCGAGCGCGGATTCATCGGCCAGATCTCGCCGCTCGGCGACATGGTGCCGGTGATGGCCGGCGTGACGCTCAGCTTCAAGATGCGCGGCGAGGATCGCGTCGGGCTCGTGTATGTCGGCGACGGGGCGACGTCGACGGGCGCGTTTCACGAAGGCATCAACTTCGCGGCGGTGCAGCGCTGTCCGCTGGTCGTCATCGTCGAGAACAACGGCTACGCGTATTCCACGCCGACGTCGAAGCAAACGGCGGCGAAGCAATTCGTCGACAAGGCGATCGGCTATGGCGTCGCGGGCGACCAGGCGGACGGCAACGACGTGCTGGCGGTGTACCAGGCGACGAAGCGGGCGGTGGATCGCGCGCGGCGCGGCGAAGGCGTGACGCTGGTCGAGCTCATGACGTATCGCCGCAAGGGCCACGCGGAGCACGACAATCAGTCGTATGTACCGCCGGGTGAGATCGATCGCTGGGAGCGTGAGAACGATCCGATCACGCGCTACGCCGCGCGCCTGCGCGACGAATTCGAGTTCTCTAATAGCGAGATCGAGGCCGTGGACGATCGCGTCCGGCGCGAGGTCGATGACGCGACTGACGCCGCCGAGCGGTCGGGAATGCCCGAAGCGCTCGATGCGCTGCAAGGCGTGTACGCCGATCCGCCGGCCGCAGAGCCGCTCTGGTTTCGTGAAGGCGTGGCGAGCGCGGTGGACGAGCACGAGCGGCCCGAAGGGTGGGGCGTGTTCAAGCACACGCCGGAGAAGGAGCAT
This is a stretch of genomic DNA from Gemmatimonadaceae bacterium. It encodes these proteins:
- a CDS encoding thiamine pyrophosphate-dependent dehydrogenase E1 component subunit alpha, producing the protein MPRANNSVAKAKSRPTPIAHRPSLLELYYWMRLTRTLEERLVALYRQTKVVGGLFRSLGQEADAVGSAYALERRDILSPLIRNLGSMLVKGATPLEILKQYMAKADSPTRGRELNIHFGDTERGFIGQISPLGDMVPVMAGVTLSFKMRGEDRVGLVYVGDGATSTGAFHEGINFAAVQRCPLVVIVENNGYAYSTPTSKQTAAKQFVDKAIGYGVAGDQADGNDVLAVYQATKRAVDRARRGEGVTLVELMTYRRKGHAEHDNQSYVPPGEIDRWERENDPITRYAARLRDEFEFSNSEIEAVDDRVRREVDDATDAAERSGMPEALDALQGVYADPPAAEPLWFREGVASAVDEHERPEGWGVFKHTPEKEH